A single Candoia aspera isolate rCanAsp1 chromosome 9, rCanAsp1.hap2, whole genome shotgun sequence DNA region contains:
- the PBDC1 gene encoding protein PBDC1 produces the protein MAAGPGRGGLGALGAREAASAAHALSLPAEAFGNDPRVEAAWARRALQHAQVYFHLLSSADPAGLRLTRADDRIYAAFRRSFADLRVDVLDVEDLKSEPAKEKWRPFCLQFEGAVEDFNFGTLLRLDCRRGYSEENTVLAPRIQFLAIEIARNREGCNGAVFRRGGTPEAGPEPPGPR, from the exons ATGGCGGCGGGGCCGGGGCGAGGCGGGCTGGGCGCGCTG GGCGCCCGGGAAGCGGCCTCCGCGGCCCATGCACTCTCGCTGCCGGCCGAGGCCTTCGGGAACGAC CCGCGGGTGGAGGCGGCCTGGGCCAGGCGGGCCCTCCAGCACGCCCAGGTCTACTTCCAC TTGCTCTCCTCCGCGGACCCCGCGGGCCTGAGGCTCACCCGGGCTGACGACCGGATCTACGCGGCCTTCCGGCGCAGCTTCGCCGACCTGCGCGTCGACGTGCTGGACGTCGAGGACCTCAAGTCCGAGCCGGCCAAAGAG aaGTGGCGCCCGTTCTGCCTGCAGTTCGAGGGGGCGGTGGAGGACTTCAACTTCGGGACCCTGCTGCGCCTGGACTGCCGCCGCGGCTACTCGGAGGAGAACACCGTGCTGG CGCCCAGGATCCAGTTCCTGGCCATCGAGATCGCGCGCAACCGCGAGGGCTGCAACGGCGCCGTCTTCCGCCGCGGAGGAACCCCGGAAGCCGGCCCCGAGCCGCCCGGCCCCCGCTGA